The following proteins are co-located in the Hevea brasiliensis isolate MT/VB/25A 57/8 chromosome 11, ASM3005281v1, whole genome shotgun sequence genome:
- the LOC110639455 gene encoding uncharacterized protein LOC110639455, with product MEVLLRKATLFPLAFPYLRFNRLALSELMSWTCKRCTFINSPSSKPTCQMCLSPASPPSSSSSSPASRQDTPKWSCKACTFLNPYKNITCEICGTRASLSSHSSLEVFNEVDLDEDLDSSIGSVFLPLRTCKRKIRDSVDADMDCTESGSFRGVRASNRAVDAKDGGARDCVKLGGFQGFGASNKSVTVAKEDTSSSATLSSFKILSYNVWFREELELNKRMKAIGDLIQLHSPDVICFQEVTPNIYDIFRQSSWWKAYRCSVANEVAYLRPYFCMLLSKLPVKSFSSRPFNNSVMGRELCIVELEVQPNKHLVVATSHLESPCPAPPTWDQMFSKERVDQAKEAINLLMKNANVIFGGDMNWDDKLDGHFPLPDGWIDAWAELRPGENGWTYDTKSNQMLSGNRTLQKRLDRFICNLHDFRISRIDMIGMEAIPGLSHIKEKKVRKEVKMLELPVFPSDHYGLLLTISGQ from the exons ATGGAAGTATTGTTACGCAAAGCAACCTTATTTCCACTCGCATTCCCATATCTTCGCTTCAATCGTCTTGCCCTTTCAGAGCTCATGTCTTGGACCTGCAAGAGATGTACTTTCATCAACTCCCCATCTTCAAAACCCACTTGTCAAATGTGCCTATCACCTGCTTCTCctccttcttcttcctcttcttcaccAGCTTCTCGTCAAGACACCCCAAAATGGTCTTGCAAAGCGTGCACTTTCTTGAACCCATACAAGAACATCACCTGTGAAATCTGTGGCACTAGGGCTTCTCTTTCTTCCCATTCGAGTTTAGAGGTTTTTAATGAGGTTGATCTCGATGAGGACTTGGATTCTTCTATTGGTTCTGTCTTCTTGCCCTTGAGGACTTGCAAGAGGAAGATTAGGGACTCAGTCGATGCTGATATGGATTGTACTGAATCGGGAAGCTTTCGTGGAGTTAGGGCCTCCAATAGGGCAGTTGATGCGAAGG ATGGGGGTGCTAGGGATTGTGTTAAATTGGGTGGATTTCAAGGGTTTGGGGCATCAAACAAATCGGTGACTGTTGCAAAGG AGGACACCAGTTCATCTGCCACTTTGAGTTCATTCAAGATTTTGAGCTACAATGTTTGGTTTCGAGAGGAACTGGAGTTGAATAAGAGGATGAAAGCTATTGGTGACCTTATTCAACTGCATTCACCAGATGTGATATGTTTTCAG GAGGTTACTCcaaatatatatgacatatttaggCAGTCCAGCTGGTGGAAAGCATATCGGTGCTCTGTTGCAAATGAGGTGGCGTATTTAAGACCATACTTTTGCATGCTG TTAAGCAAACTTCCAGTAAAATCCTTCAGCTCAAGGCCTTTTAACAATTCTGTAATGGGGAGAGAGCTTTGCATTGTTGAGCTTGAAGTTCAGCCTAACAAGCATTTGGTGGTTGCCACAAGCCATCTTGAAAGTCCCTGCCCTGCGCCTCCAACATGGGATCAGATGTTCAGCAAAGAACGTGTAGATCAGGCTAAGGAGGCCATCAACCTTCTCATGAAGAATGCAAATGTGATCTTTGGTGGGGACATGAACTGGGATGACAAATTAGATGGTCATTTTCCTTTACCTGATGGATGGATTGATGCATGGGCTGAGTTAAGACCAGGGGAAAATGGCTGGACATATGATACCAAGTCCAATCAAATGTTGTCAGGGAACCGAACATTGCAAAAGCGACTTGATCGATTTATATGCAATCTGCATGATTTCAGAATAAGTAGAATTGACATGATTGGCATGGAAGCAATACCAGGTTTGTCACATATCAAGGAGAAGAAAGTGAGGAAAGAGGTCAAGATGCTGGAGCTCCCTGTTTTTCCAAGTGATCATTATGGCTTGCTTCTAACAATTTCTGGCCAGTAG